GATGATGAATAAGTAAGTTTTGTCATTaagaaaatgtcaaaaacaGTACACATAGACAAAAGCATCTGGACAACTATTCTGCTGAAAATTGATTGAAACTAAATGAGCTACCGACAAGATGGCTATTACAATCAAACCATACACCTAAGCAACCTGCAACCACGACAGGCTATGATTCCAAATTACAATCTTGCCTCTCAATCAACCAAACAATACACTATGACCTGTCTCAAATATATACACGATTTTCTCATCTCATTTGCCCAACATGACCGGAGATTGTCTTATGCTCTCATCCGGTTTTTGATTTGTCGTTTTACAATATGCTGCACGTTTTCCTAACACTTATTTAAGGGTTAATTACACTCCTCTTCTTTAAGATTGAAGGAAATAACACTTCTCTcaaaatttaaaggaaaaaaaaagcttttttccattaaaataaccaaactttgttaaattGATGTTAAAAATGTTATGCGCTAACTTgtcttttatacttaataacaggcttccaaaattattattcatttcggaattgaaatttattttgttgaatttttaaataaagagtattttaaaatattcaagatgacttttgctctttttttttttttttcttttttcaaatgaGAAGAGATTTATTATTACAATTCTTTTAGTGCTTGATGAAGTTtgcattttaattataaatttattagtcatgtttttactaattatagttaaactttgttaacgaaaatcttataaaaattgagaatattttattattaatataaacaaGATAGGGTGCTATTTTCTTCAACCCAAGAGAggagagtatttttttttcctttaaatttggAGTGGAGTGTTATTTTCCAAATTAAATAGTGTTTTaagaattatgattttttttggcttaaCTTTGAGTACCCAATTTGCGTGCAGGGAACACTCACACTTGTGACAGTCACGTGGGGTCCTGGACAACAAAAATGGTGCATGAAGCAACCAGTTACATCAAGAAAAGCTTAGGTGGTGGACAAGAAGATGCAATCTTGTTCTGTGGCTCGGGCACAACTGCTGCTATCAAAAGGCTTCAAGAAGTAATGGGAATTGCAGTACCATCCATTTTGAAAGACAGGGTACTTAAATTCCTTCGTAGTGAAGAAAGGTGGGTGGTTTTTGTTGGTCCTTATGAGCACCACTCCAACCTTCTCTCATGGCGACAAAGCTTGGCTGAAGTAATAGAGATTGGTTTAGATGACAATGGTTTGATAGACATGGAGGCTCTAAAACTACAACTTGAGACTTATAAATATGCCAACCGTCCAATTTTGGGTTCCTTTTCGGCTTGTAGCAACGTGTCTGGAATTTATTCTGATACGCGTGCAATTGCTAAATTACTTCATCAATATGGAGGTTTTGCATGCTTTGATTTTGCAGCAAGGTGTGTACAATTTGTTCAAAGTTCATTCTTTAGCTTCTTTTAGTTTTTGGCATCAAGAGATTAGAGAAGCCAATTTTCCTGACATGAAAATTGTATGTGTTCAGTGGCCCTTATGTGGAGATTGACATGAGATCTGGGGAGATTGATGGCTATGATGCCATTTTCCTTAGTCCACATAAGTTCCTTGGTGGGCCCGGATCACCTGGCATACTTTTGATGAGAAAGGTCCTCTATCGACTGGAATCTTCTCCACCATCAACTTGTGGAGGTGGAACTGTTAATTATGTCAATGGCTTCAATGAAAAGGTAATTGAACCTCTTATATGGATAATGTTATTGCCTTGCCTACTGGTACTGGACCCATATCTGATTCTAATTGGTATTTATGGCACTTGACCCAGTTATGGGATTGATGATTGAGTATGCAGGGCTGTTGCTCTTGAGTCTTGTCCTGGTAAAATCAAGTCCTAAATAAAATGGTACCCCCCTTAGGCCTTAACCAACCCACATACACTTCCGTAATCTTCTATCATTGATTGCAGGACACATTATACATGGAGGACATAGAAGAAAGGGAAAATGGTGGGACTCCTCAAATAATACAGACAGTTAGAGCAGCATTGGCCTTGTGGGTGAAGGAATACATTGGCTACCAAGTGATAGAAAAACAGGAGCACACCTACATAGAGAAGGCTCTTGAGAGGCTTCTCCTAAATCAGAACATATGCATTTTAGGAAATACAAGTGCCAAGCGCCAAGCTATATTGTCTTTCCTCATTTATAGTACTAGCAATTCCCCATTGGCTGGTCTCAAAAATGGGAGTAATGACCCGTTTGACAATACAGATAGCTGCAGAGAGGTAAAGGTGAAAGAGTTTTACTTGTGGGGAGAGACAgggaaaaataaagataaaccTCTTCATGGACCATTTGTTGCAGCACTCCTCAATGACCTGTTTGGCATCCAGGCTCGAGGTGGATGCGCTTGTGCCGGACCCTATGGTCACGATTTACTTAATGTGGGTGAGTCTCATTCACTCGCCCTGAGAGCTCTCATTCAAAAGGTAAATACTCCCTAAATTGCTGCCATGtatatgttttacttttttttttttttaataaaataatcaaagtttaaaattaaaacaaaaaaataaaagaaaacatataaTAATTGGTAAAGAATAAAGtagattataaaatttgaagtaAAAACATAGTATTTCTATTTCTCACTAAGTACCTATTTGGATTCAAATTAATTTGGCGTTTGCGTTTTGTAATTTgcgtttttctcttcttcttttttcttttttttttttgttcatccCGCAATTGTTGACAAGtcaactgtgaacagtgcacggatgcactATTCACAAGTcctacaaattatatttttcagcaactttttcattaaaaatgggtcttacaatactatttacacatttaaaaattatttcgctacaatgttttcagtttcagttttcagtttcagctaaaataaactatatccaaacggaccctaagtacCCTTGAAACCTATGATGTAGATtttggggctaaaattttgttgtatttttataGGGCTATGTTGGAGTAAAACCAGGATGGACTAGGGTCAGCTTTCCCTACTACATGTCCCAAGaggaatttgagtttattttaGCAGCAGTGGAATTTTTAGCTATTTATGGGCAACGGTTCCTTCCTTTATATAACTTCAACTTAAGAAGTGGTAGTTGGTCATTGAAGAAAAAGGCAGTTAAGGAACTACTTAGCAAGGAAAACAAGTGCAACGTTCACGTATTGCCAGTGGCCAGTGCTATGCATACAGATACAGTGAACTTAAAGCATCACAATTCAAAAAAACGGGAGAATGTGAATGTGAATGTTATAGCTAAACAAACTGGATCCGAAAATAAGTTTACAGCATATTTGGAAACGGCTAAGTACATTGCCAGTCTCCTCCCCAAGTTCCCTCCACAGCGCAGACTGCCAAATGACACAGATATCAACCTCCTCCACTTCAGACTCTAGTTATTTTCTCGATCTGTACGTTGCTGTATCTCTTGGACCACTGCACCGACTTCTTTGTATTGCATTTACCTCTTGAACttttgtattttcaatttttacaaaatatataccACAGCCTCTCTAGGCTTATACCACTTAGGCGATGACCTACTCTTTAGTGGAGAAAGGCCTCCAAATATGGCAGCCTAAAACTACAATTTTactcaagaaaataaatattactacatattatgaaaatctaaccgttgaattatatgttctttatgtACTTAATacacatttttaattttgtatatcAACCTCCTCCACTTCAGACTCTAGTTATTTTCTCGATCTGTATGCTGTATCTCTTGGACCACTGCACCGACTTCTTTGTATTGCATTTACCTCTTGAAGTATATATTCCACAGCCTCTCTAGGCTTATACCACTTAGGCGATGACCTACTCTTTAGTTCCAAATATGGCAGCCTAAAACTACAACTcaagaaaataaacattactacatattatgaaaatctaaccgttgaattatatgttctttatgattttgtattaatcattatttactatatatctataagtttatattttatacataattttaaattacaaaagcttacaatttaaacaattattgATATAacttattgatctttaattttctataaattttgtagtacggaggatataagaaaaagatataaatccaatggtgaatttgttaaaattacctccaataaaaagatatttagTAAAATTATAACCTTacgttacaaccaattttatagttaaactttgtccttttttctaaaacttttttatgttgcaaataaagtgatttttttaaatatatgtttgtgtgtgtgtgagttttgtatttttcctcCATTAAGAAAGCCCAAAACTTGATGCATCCAGGACGGAGTTAGAAATTTTGGTTTGGGGGACTGAGGTTAAACTATCTGATAGTGAATCACAattcaagaaaaactcaaaatggTACATATATGTTTTTGTGCATTGGTATAATCAATGTAATTCTTATTAGCACAAAAAACTAAGTGACCAATTAAGTATCTTAAGTTCATTTTCCCTTCTAAGTTTCTCTTAGTCCTTTTAACAACCATAAGTTCAAAccattcaagaaattaaatataaatataacaaCTACATctacaagaaaatataaaatttttagaattaaaaataacaaaatccttATAAGccaatatgaaattatatataaaaatacaagatgacTTTCACATTTGGTTGTTTGAGTCAAATagaagccaaaaaataaaattttgaataaagcTTATCAAttggtttaattaaaaaaaaaaaaaaaaaaaaaaaaaaaggagaataatacTCTAGTACTTCTCAAGATTTTAAAGTCATTTTTGCTAGTTGCATCAGCTCAGCACTCTTTTTTgaggcaaaattaaaaattttatgcaaagaaaaaaaaaatacaaagccAAAAGAATGGGGTCATAGCAaaatagagcaaaaaaaaaaacagtaacaGGTATATTCAGTATCAGAGAGCAACATTTACTAGCAAGTAGCAAACAAATGCGGACAACAATACCAGCTTACAACATAAAgcaatataataacaataaagagCAATATCAGCTCACTCTAGatcagaaaaatatattgaagcttgggaattgaaaaagtaaaacTTTTAATCAGCCAATGGTCTTCAACAGTAAAGACTAATAATAAATGagggaaaatattaaaagatgAAAAGCAAGTTTGGAAGGAACACTAAACATGGACAAATGGGGGGGCCAAATAATTTTTCGTATGGGGGCCAACTCTTAGAAAAATGGTTCAAGTATGCAATTTTACctactttaaaaaatttttaaaaatagttcacTATTATGTGAATTAgtaatatcaaaaaataataaataatatattttaataataaaagaaatttcatataaaatattaactaaATGTTTTTTAAGCGATatttaagtattaaaaaaaaatgcctgtGTTCTCATATCACTAGTGCATTGTTTCTCTCATGTCTATGGCTCTATGCCCTTCGAGCCTAGCTccttttcaaatttcaagtcCTGAGCATACCACTCAGCTCTTGACCATCTAAAAAATATTGCTAGAAGAATTTGAATATGGCCCAATGAACCTGTCAGCACCCTCACGCGCCACCCAACACGATCTGCCAACCAAGCCACATGGCCCCAGCTTCAAGTCAAGCTCCTACATGCAGCTCTTAGCATTTGAAACATCTAAATAAGGtattgtttttttatgtttggtgTGCTAACTgctaaaaatttaagatttagcACACTTGATGCCAATGCTCTGTAGAGTTGTTCCATCCACCATAACAACATCGACCATGCTAGTGTCTAATTCGCATTTTGGCTTAGTATGCAATTCTTAGGTATTTTTATAATACCATTTGGTTTCTTTGATAATATATTGAGATTTTGTAGACcattttatattgtgtttctcGTAATATTAAACTATATCAATTTA
This genomic stretch from Quercus lobata isolate SW786 chromosome 3, ValleyOak3.0 Primary Assembly, whole genome shotgun sequence harbors:
- the LOC115982631 gene encoding uncharacterized protein LOC115982631, which produces MELEKPMLREAPSAQPKNKQKNGTRRRSINSHGTSSSQPSDDLCHRSESFRTLEMGVPRANSTEEKLTWLRSQIIGGDAEIDSLFGKRRLTYADHTASGRSLQYIETFIIDNVLPFYGNTHTCDSHVGSWTTKMVHEATSYIKKSLGGGQEDAILFCGSGTTAAIKRLQEVMGIAVPSILKDRVLKFLRSEERWVVFVGPYEHHSNLLSWRQSLAEVIEIGLDDNGLIDMEALKLQLETYKYANRPILGSFSACSNVSGIYSDTRAIAKLLHQYGGFACFDFAASGPYVEIDMRSGEIDGYDAIFLSPHKFLGGPGSPGILLMRKVLYRLESSPPSTCGGGTVNYVNGFNEKDTLYMEDIEERENGGTPQIIQTVRAALALWVKEYIGYQVIEKQEHTYIEKALERLLLNQNICILGNTSAKRQAILSFLIYSTSNSPLAGLKNGSNDPFDNTDSCREVKVKEFYLWGETGKNKDKPLHGPFVAALLNDLFGIQARGGCACAGPYGHDLLNVGESHSLALRALIQKGYVGVKPGWTRVSFPYYMSQEEFEFILAAVEFLAIYGQRFLPLYNFNLRSGSWSLKKKAVKELLSKENKCNVHVLPVASAMHTDTVNLKHHNSKKRENVNVNVIAKQTGSENKFTAYLETAKYIASLLPKFPPQRRLPNDTDINLLHFRL